AGCTGAGCCATGTATATATTGAGCTACTAGCGGATGATCAGGCTAATTGGTCAGTACAACAAGCGGCGACCCTTTTTAAGCACGCGAATCAGGATGCGGATTTAAATCTCCGCGAATATATGGATTCACAAAAGCTGACATTCTTCCTTAAAAAGGGCGTGTTCCACAAGACCATAGGAATGATGGAGCATAAGTCCGTTAACGCATCCTTAAACTTTTCCAAGAAAGTGATTCCCGCTTTTCAGGCTGAATATCTACAATCCATCATGGACTATTCATATAGATTGGTAGTGAACCTGCTTCACGATCCACACAAAGCGACCGCGCTGCAATTTGACCCCATCGGCAGTGAACATCTAGCCCTAGCCAAAGCTGATAACGATTGGCGGCACACCATGAAAGGACCCCTTCCCTTTATGCCAAGATTCGAATTAGACCAGATTATTACTGAACTTCCGAAGTGTGATGGGGTAGATTGCCTACTTAAGGGGACGCATATCAAGCATCTGCGGCCACTCTCGTAAATATTAAC
This window of the Maridesulfovibrio frigidus DSM 17176 genome carries:
- a CDS encoding zinc dependent phospholipase C family protein — its product is MTQLVRIITIATAMIALTPDTCFAWGPGIHMAIGNAILARPELLPGAIARLLMANSAIFLYGCLSADIFIGKGSKAKKKHSHNWQTGFALLDSAKDPHLQAFALGYLSHLAADIIAHNYYVPNLMKQAPSGGKLSHVYIELLADDQANWSVQQAATLFKHANQDADLNLREYMDSQKLTFFLKKGVFHKTIGMMEHKSVNASLNFSKKVIPAFQAEYLQSIMDYSYRLVVNLLHDPHKATALQFDPIGSEHLALAKADNDWRHTMKGPLPFMPRFELDQIITELPKCDGVDCLLKGTHIKHLRPLS